The Anaeromusa acidaminophila DSM 3853 region CCTGCGCCGCCGGATGGTTTCCTAGAGTGCAATGGACAACCAACGGCGGCCTATCCGTCATTGGCCGCTATTGTCGGCGCTACGGTACCGGATCTACGTGGTGAATTTATTCGAGGTTGGTCACATGACAAAGTAGGTACGCCAGATGCCGGAAGAATGTTTGGTAGTTGGCAAGACTTTCAAATTCAAAAGCATGATCATAAAATTGAAGCAGGATCTCATGGTGCTGGTGGAGGTGATGCAAATTTTGTATATTTGCCCCCCGATCATAGCGGCGGTTGGAATCCTAACCCTCAATCTGGAATTGAAATATTTACTTGGTACACAGGAGGAAATGAAACACGGCCACATAATATTGCGTTGCTTCCTTGTATCAAATATTGACTGGAAACTTCCCAAGG contains the following coding sequences:
- a CDS encoding phage tail protein produces the protein MWYAAPAPPDGFLECNGQPTAAYPSLAAIVGATVPDLRGEFIRGWSHDKVGTPDAGRMFGSWQDFQIQKHDHKIEAGSHGAGGGDANFVYLPPDHSGGWNPNPQSGIEIFTWYTGGNETRPHNIALLPCIKY